A genomic segment from Desulfuromonadales bacterium encodes:
- a CDS encoding argininosuccinate synthase: MSRKGSAKKVVLAYSGGLDTSIILKWLVEEYDCEVIAYSADLGQGEELDFIPEKAKKTGASKSYIVDLKEEFTRDFVFPMFRANAIYEGRYFLGTSIARPLIAKAQMEIAAKEGADAVSHGATGKGNDQVRFELAYYHFDPAIKVIAPWREWDLKSRTALEEYAVKHGIPVPTSKKFPWSSDRNLLHISFEGAILENPWAEAPEEMYVLTRRPEDAPDQPEYVEIEFEKGDAVAVNGVRLSPANLLAKLNELGGKHGIGRVDLLENRYVGMKSRGVYETPGGTILEEAHRAVESITMDREVMHLRDGLMPRYADMVYNGYWFSPERLALQTLIDATQQTVNGKARIKLYKGHCRVVGRDSATDSLFNVDFATFEADQVYNQADAEGFIKLNALRMRIAAIQRANRK, from the coding sequence ATGTCCAGAAAAGGTTCGGCAAAAAAAGTTGTCCTGGCTTATTCCGGCGGGCTCGACACCTCCATCATCCTCAAATGGCTGGTGGAAGAGTACGACTGCGAGGTCATCGCCTACTCGGCCGACCTCGGCCAGGGGGAGGAGCTCGATTTCATCCCTGAGAAGGCGAAGAAGACCGGCGCCAGCAAGAGCTACATCGTCGACCTCAAGGAGGAGTTCACCCGCGACTTCGTCTTCCCGATGTTCCGCGCCAACGCCATCTACGAGGGGCGCTACTTCCTCGGCACCTCCATCGCCCGGCCGCTGATCGCCAAGGCGCAGATGGAGATCGCCGCCAAGGAAGGAGCCGACGCCGTCTCCCACGGCGCCACCGGCAAGGGGAACGACCAGGTCCGCTTCGAGCTCGCCTACTACCACTTCGATCCGGCGATCAAGGTCATCGCCCCCTGGCGCGAGTGGGACCTGAAGAGCCGCACCGCCCTGGAGGAGTACGCCGTGAAGCACGGCATTCCGGTGCCGACCAGCAAGAAGTTCCCCTGGAGTTCCGACCGCAACCTGCTGCACATCTCCTTCGAAGGGGCGATCCTGGAGAACCCCTGGGCCGAGGCCCCCGAGGAGATGTACGTGCTCACCAGGCGCCCCGAGGACGCCCCGGACCAGCCCGAGTACGTCGAGATCGAGTTCGAGAAAGGGGATGCGGTGGCCGTCAACGGCGTGCGCCTCTCGCCGGCCAACCTGCTCGCCAAGCTCAACGAGCTCGGCGGCAAGCACGGCATCGGCCGGGTCGACCTGCTCGAGAACCGCTACGTCGGCATGAAATCGCGCGGCGTCTACGAAACCCCCGGCGGCACCATCCTCGAAGAGGCGCACCGGGCGGTGGAATCGATCACCATGGACCGCGAAGTCATGCACCTGCGCGACGGCCTGATGCCGCGCTACGCCGACATGGTCTACAACGGCTACTGGTTCTCGCCCGAGCGCCTGGCGCTGCAGACGCTGATCGATGCCACCCAGCAGACGGTCAACGGCAAGGCCCGCATCAAGCTCTACAAGGGTCACTGCCGGGTCGTGGGCCGCGACTCGGCCACCGACAGCCTGTTCAACGTCGACTTCGCCACCTTCGAGGCCGACCAGGTCTACAACCAGGCCGATGCCGAAGGCTTTATCAAGCTCAACGCCCTGCGCATGCGCATCGCCGCGATACAGCGGGCTAACCGGAAATAG
- a CDS encoding RDD family protein: MILTCPHCGFSRQVEAARLPEKPLRVTCPRCRQIFPFSRDETGQPNAAEPVISQPIGVGVSPAATGASTASGAAALKAGFWIRAVASLLDMLALGLLESALGSLLIRISGLEPGFHSREGRMIMLTVAAFGLVLGYAYRVFFIGYCGQTPGKMAVRVKVIRTDGTEVGYVRGLLREVVGKFLSKLLLGIGYLMVAFDSRKQGLHDKIADTYVIKLQG, translated from the coding sequence ATGATTCTCACCTGTCCCCACTGCGGCTTCTCCCGACAGGTGGAGGCGGCGCGCCTCCCGGAAAAACCGCTGCGGGTGACCTGCCCCCGCTGCCGCCAGATCTTCCCGTTCAGCCGGGACGAGACCGGCCAGCCGAACGCCGCCGAACCGGTTATCTCGCAGCCGATCGGGGTCGGAGTTTCGCCGGCCGCCACCGGTGCCTCGACGGCGAGCGGCGCGGCAGCCCTCAAGGCCGGGTTCTGGATCCGGGCCGTCGCCAGCCTGCTCGACATGCTGGCGCTCGGTCTGCTGGAGTCGGCCCTCGGCTCGCTGCTCATCCGCATCAGCGGACTGGAACCCGGATTCCACAGCCGCGAGGGGCGAATGATCATGCTCACCGTCGCCGCCTTCGGCCTGGTCCTCGGCTACGCCTACCGGGTCTTCTTCATCGGTTACTGCGGGCAGACGCCGGGCAAGATGGCGGTGCGGGTCAAGGTCATTCGCACCGACGGCACGGAAGTCGGTTACGTTCGCGGCCTCCTTCGGGAGGTGGTCGGCAAGTTCCTGTCCAAACTGCTGCTCGGCATCGGCTATCTGATGGTCGCCTTCGATTCCCGCAAGCAGGGACTGCACGACAAGATCGCCGATACATATGTCATCAAGCTGCAAGGATGA
- the argH gene encoding argininosuccinate lyase produces MSQDKPWAGRFTQPTDKFVEEFTASIDFDKRMYRYDIQGSIAHARMLAKQGIISHDEAQTILRGLESILADIEAGNFEFSIALEDIHMNIEARLIERIGAVGGKLHTARSRNDQVALDVRLYLRDEVKAVLGYLDALQESLLAQAEQNLTVIMPGYTHLQTAQPVLFAHHMLAYYEMFKRDAGRMADVLGRLNYLPLGAGALAGTTFPIDREFVAAQLGFAGVTRNSLDSVSDRDFALEFCAASSILMMHLSRLSEELILWSSADFAFIELTDAFCTGSSIMPQKKNPDVPELVRGKTGRVYGNLMALLTLMKSLPLAYNKDMQEDKEPLFDTIDTVKGSLKIFADMIRDLRVRAENMRIAAARGFSTATDVADYVVRKGLPFRQAHEVVGKTVRYCIETGKDIPELSLEEFRQFSPLIEADIYQFVTLEASVNARRATGGTAREAVEREIARARAERKGKA; encoded by the coding sequence ATGAGTCAGGACAAACCCTGGGCCGGCCGCTTTACCCAGCCGACCGACAAGTTCGTTGAGGAGTTCACCGCCTCCATCGATTTCGACAAACGGATGTACCGCTACGACATCCAGGGCTCGATCGCCCATGCCCGGATGCTGGCGAAGCAGGGGATCATCTCCCACGACGAGGCGCAGACCATCCTGCGGGGACTCGAGTCGATCCTCGCCGACATCGAGGCGGGGAATTTCGAGTTTTCCATCGCCCTCGAGGACATCCACATGAACATCGAGGCGCGCCTCATCGAGCGCATCGGCGCCGTCGGCGGCAAGCTGCACACCGCCCGCTCGCGCAACGACCAGGTGGCCCTCGACGTCCGCCTCTACCTGCGCGACGAGGTCAAGGCGGTCCTCGGCTACCTCGACGCCCTGCAGGAGTCGCTGCTCGCCCAGGCGGAGCAGAACCTGACCGTCATCATGCCCGGCTACACCCACCTGCAGACCGCCCAGCCGGTCCTCTTCGCCCACCACATGCTCGCCTACTACGAGATGTTCAAGCGCGACGCCGGACGCATGGCCGACGTGCTGGGGCGCCTCAACTATCTGCCGCTGGGGGCCGGGGCGCTGGCCGGCACCACCTTCCCCATCGACCGCGAGTTCGTCGCTGCGCAGCTCGGTTTCGCCGGGGTGACCCGCAACAGCCTCGACAGCGTCTCCGACCGGGACTTCGCCCTCGAGTTCTGCGCCGCCTCGAGCATCCTGATGATGCACCTGTCGCGCCTTTCCGAAGAGTTGATCCTCTGGTCGAGCGCCGACTTCGCCTTCATCGAGCTGACCGATGCCTTCTGCACCGGCAGCTCGATCATGCCGCAGAAGAAGAACCCCGACGTCCCCGAACTGGTGCGCGGCAAGACCGGACGGGTCTACGGCAACCTGATGGCCCTGCTGACCCTGATGAAGTCGCTGCCACTCGCCTACAACAAGGACATGCAGGAGGACAAGGAGCCGCTCTTCGACACCATCGACACGGTCAAGGGCTCGCTCAAGATTTTCGCCGACATGATCCGCGACCTGCGGGTGCGGGCCGAGAACATGCGCATCGCCGCCGCCCGCGGCTTCTCCACCGCCACCGACGTCGCCGACTACGTGGTGCGCAAGGGGCTCCCCTTCCGCCAGGCGCACGAAGTGGTCGGCAAGACGGTGCGCTACTGCATCGAGACCGGCAAGGACATCCCCGAGCTCAGCCTTGAGGAGTTCCGCCAGTTTTCGCCGCTCATCGAGGCCGACATCTACCAATTCGTCACCCTCGAAGCCTCGGTCAACGCCCGCCGCGCCACCGGCGGCACCGCCCGCGAAGCGGTCGAACGGGAGATCGCCCGGGCGCGCGCCGAGCGGAAGGGGAAGGCGTGA
- a CDS encoding NUDIX domain-containing protein, with the protein MLRPYGLVMEFRKQSIKTSVVACIIDEQERVLLTRRCIHPFCGQWVMPGGKIDLGEAILEALHREVREEVGIEVRVEGLIDVFEHLQVGSDREHFVILYYRAAPLSGELRPNGVECTEAAWIDKERLPAFDLTPGTRHILAKVFPGVGFGNGAPPPRSAEGEVPGGSDFQQN; encoded by the coding sequence ATGCTGCGCCCCTACGGACTTGTCATGGAATTTCGCAAGCAATCGATTAAGACCTCCGTCGTGGCCTGCATCATCGATGAGCAGGAGCGGGTGCTGCTCACCCGCCGCTGCATCCATCCCTTCTGCGGCCAGTGGGTGATGCCGGGGGGCAAGATCGACCTCGGCGAAGCGATCCTCGAGGCGTTGCACCGTGAGGTGCGCGAAGAGGTCGGCATCGAGGTCCGGGTCGAGGGGCTGATCGACGTCTTCGAGCACCTGCAGGTCGGCTCGGACCGCGAGCACTTCGTCATCCTCTACTACCGGGCGGCCCCCCTCTCCGGGGAGCTGCGTCCCAACGGCGTCGAATGCACCGAGGCGGCCTGGATCGACAAGGAGCGGCTGCCTGCCTTCGACCTCACCCCCGGCACCCGCCACATCCTGGCCAAGGTCTTCCCCGGGGTCGGCTTCGGCAACGGCGCCCCGCCGCCGCGCTCCGCCGAAGGGGAAGTCCCCGGCGGTTCGGATTTTCAGCAGAATTGA
- the argF gene encoding ornithine carbamoyltransferase, which translates to MKKDFLSLADWSREELEAIFALTKDLKAKQKRREPHRLLEGKSVALIFEKSSTRTRVSFEVGVWQLGGQPLFIASGTSQMGRGEPIRDTARTLSRYCDGVMIRTYGQEIVEEFGRYASVPVINGLTDKFHPCQVMADIFTVMEHKGGHAGRKFAWVGDGNNMANSWIEAAAIFGFELALACPQGYEPDLHVWEWAQARSARITITEDPEEAVSGADVLNTDVWASMGQEAEQKQREHAFAGYCLDGKLVALAKPDCIVLHCLPAHRGEEITDEVIEGTHSVVFDEAENRLHVQKAIMATLMKGR; encoded by the coding sequence ATGAAAAAAGACTTTTTATCTCTGGCCGACTGGAGCCGGGAGGAATTGGAAGCGATTTTCGCGTTGACGAAGGACCTCAAGGCGAAGCAGAAGCGCCGCGAGCCGCACCGGCTTCTGGAGGGGAAGAGTGTGGCGCTGATCTTCGAGAAGTCGTCGACCCGCACCCGGGTTTCCTTTGAGGTCGGCGTCTGGCAGCTCGGCGGCCAGCCCCTGTTCATCGCCTCGGGAACCTCCCAAATGGGACGCGGCGAACCGATCAGGGACACCGCCCGCACCCTCTCCCGCTACTGCGACGGCGTGATGATCCGCACCTACGGTCAGGAGATTGTCGAGGAGTTCGGCCGCTACGCCTCGGTACCGGTCATCAACGGCCTCACCGACAAGTTTCACCCCTGTCAGGTGATGGCCGACATCTTCACCGTTATGGAGCACAAAGGGGGGCACGCAGGTCGCAAGTTCGCCTGGGTCGGCGACGGCAACAACATGGCGAATTCCTGGATCGAGGCGGCAGCCATCTTCGGCTTCGAGCTTGCCCTGGCCTGCCCGCAGGGGTACGAACCCGATCTCCATGTCTGGGAATGGGCGCAAGCCCGGTCGGCCAGGATCACCATCACTGAGGACCCGGAGGAGGCGGTGTCCGGCGCCGATGTGCTCAACACCGACGTCTGGGCGAGCATGGGGCAGGAAGCGGAGCAGAAACAGCGGGAACATGCCTTTGCCGGGTACTGTCTGGACGGCAAGCTGGTCGCCCTGGCGAAGCCCGATTGCATCGTGCTGCATTGCCTGCCGGCGCACCGCGGCGAAGAGATCACCGACGAGGTGATCGAGGGAACGCATTCAGTCGTCTTCGACGAGGCGGAGAACCGCCTGCACGTGCAGAAGGCGATCATGGCCACCCTGATGAAAGGCAGGTAA
- a CDS encoding fibronectin type III domain-containing protein: protein MSGRRHAGAIHELPLRTIAILLLLVFAAGCGKKGPVQPLRQPLPAAPEALTVQQKGDRFLVAWRPPVRNQDGSELKNLEKFRVYKMRYDLADDCPECRDTSVLLEEVDLDYLREVRRVGDRLYLWDTELEPGFGYQYRIVPVNTKRREGAPVILRLPFVNPPAAPGGLAAEDHDRMVRLRWQPVTEAGAEAELLGYNLYRREGDEPFAFAPVNPEILAEPAFEDYGVENGRTYIYSVRAVIRLRGNTVESQLSAPAEARPQAGL, encoded by the coding sequence ATGTCCGGCCGGCGCCATGCAGGGGCAATTCATGAATTGCCTCTACGAACGATCGCCATTCTGCTCCTCCTCGTCTTTGCCGCCGGCTGCGGCAAAAAGGGGCCGGTGCAGCCGCTCAGACAGCCGCTTCCCGCCGCTCCCGAGGCGCTGACGGTGCAGCAGAAAGGGGACCGCTTTCTCGTCGCCTGGCGCCCGCCGGTCCGCAACCAGGACGGCTCGGAGTTGAAGAATCTCGAGAAATTCAGGGTGTACAAGATGCGCTACGACCTTGCCGACGATTGCCCGGAGTGCCGCGACACCTCAGTGCTGCTCGAGGAGGTCGACCTGGATTACCTGCGTGAGGTGCGCCGGGTCGGCGACCGGCTCTATCTCTGGGACACCGAACTCGAGCCGGGCTTCGGCTATCAGTACCGGATCGTGCCGGTCAACACCAAGCGTCGCGAGGGCGCCCCGGTCATTCTGCGGCTCCCCTTCGTCAACCCGCCGGCAGCGCCGGGCGGTCTGGCCGCCGAAGACCACGACCGGATGGTGCGGCTGCGCTGGCAGCCGGTGACCGAGGCAGGGGCGGAGGCCGAACTGCTCGGCTACAACCTGTACCGGCGGGAAGGTGACGAGCCCTTCGCGTTTGCGCCGGTGAACCCGGAAATCCTGGCCGAACCGGCCTTCGAGGATTACGGCGTCGAAAACGGGCGTACCTATATTTACTCGGTGCGCGCGGTCATCCGGCTCCGCGGGAACACGGTCGAAAGCCAGCTCTCCGCACCAGCCGAAGCGAGGCCGCAGGCGGGGCTGTAG